A section of the Thermodesulfobacteriota bacterium genome encodes:
- a CDS encoding (2Fe-2S)-binding protein, with protein sequence MEKLKVSFKINGEETVLYVAPNRTLLEMIREDLKLSGTKEGCGIGDCGACTVLLDGVPVNSCLVLAPEIDGKEVVTIEGLAQDGKLHPIQEAFLNENALQCGFCTPGMVISSYALLKRNENPSEDDIKEALSGNLCRCTGYTKIIEAVKKASSWLKGGK encoded by the coding sequence ATGGAAAAGCTAAAAGTTAGTTTCAAAATAAACGGAGAAGAAACGGTTCTATACGTAGCCCCGAATAGGACCCTTTTAGAGATGATCCGGGAAGATCTTAAACTTTCGGGTACAAAAGAGGGATGTGGTATAGGAGACTGTGGCGCATGTACGGTCTTACTGGATGGGGTTCCTGTAAATAGCTGTCTCGTTCTTGCGCCCGAGATAGACGGAAAAGAAGTAGTGACGATAGAAGGCCTTGCTCAAGATGGAAAGCTCCACCCTATTCAAGAGGCCTTCCTTAACGAAAACGCTCTACAATGTGGTTTCTGTACTCCCGGTATGGTCATCTCTTCATACGCTTTACTAAAAAGGAATGAAAATCCCAGCGAGGACGATATAAAGGAGGCCCTTTCCGGAAACTTATGTAGATGCACTGGCTACACAAAGATAATAGAGGCAGTTAAAAAGGCATCATCTTGGCTTAAAGGAGGCAAATGA
- a CDS encoding xanthine dehydrogenase family protein subunit M encodes MIFYRRLPKFRYLKPRSEEELFNMISSEKKTYVFAGGTDLIPKLKRRLIPSPDAIVDLKGIPYFNYVEVSDGFLRIGPTCTMRSIYSSPDVIKHFPVLAQASKSVGAFQIQNRATLAGNICNAVPSADTAPALLVLEASLTLKGKKGERKVKIEEFFVGPNKTVIEEDEILREIEIPLISLESSGLYTKLSVRERMDLAIVGVATLVLKENGKICDVRIGLGAVSPTPIRAKKAEAILKDGRITEASIDEASKVASEEASPIDDHRASKEYRRLMVETLLKRSLKKLLEV; translated from the coding sequence GTGATATTCTATAGGAGACTACCCAAGTTCAGGTATCTAAAACCGAGATCAGAAGAAGAACTCTTCAATATGATCTCGAGCGAGAAAAAAACTTACGTCTTTGCCGGTGGAACGGATCTCATTCCCAAACTGAAAAGAAGGTTGATACCTTCTCCCGATGCAATTGTAGATCTCAAGGGTATTCCGTACTTTAACTACGTTGAGGTCTCTGATGGTTTTCTTCGAATAGGACCCACATGTACAATGAGATCCATATACTCATCGCCAGATGTAATTAAACACTTTCCCGTCCTCGCACAAGCTTCAAAAAGCGTAGGAGCATTCCAGATCCAGAATAGAGCAACTTTGGCGGGAAACATATGTAACGCGGTTCCATCGGCAGATACAGCTCCGGCTTTACTCGTCCTTGAAGCGAGTTTGACGCTAAAAGGCAAAAAAGGCGAAAGAAAAGTGAAGATAGAAGAGTTTTTTGTAGGTCCGAATAAGACTGTCATTGAAGAGGACGAGATACTAAGGGAAATAGAAATTCCTTTGATTTCCTTAGAATCTTCCGGTCTTTATACAAAGCTTTCTGTAAGGGAAAGGATGGATCTTGCTATAGTTGGTGTGGCGACTCTCGTTCTTAAAGAAAATGGCAAAATTTGCGATGTACGGATAGGTCTCGGCGCTGTCTCTCCGACACCAATCCGGGCAAAGAAAGCAGAAGCTATACTAAAGGATGGGAGAATAACAGAAGCTTCCATAGATGAGGCTTCAAAAGTGGCATCCGAGGAAGCTTCTCCGATAGACGACCACAGGGCGTCAAAAGAATATAGAAGACTCATGGTGGAAACGCTACTTAAAAGGTCACTTAAGAAGCTTTTGGAGGTCTAG
- a CDS encoding MoaD/ThiS family protein gives MEGTLRVREVFVSLMKDMNIEVPTEELDPLVEILLNGRDINFYSKKLDEELKDGDILEIYLTPLGGG, from the coding sequence GTGGAGGGGACATTACGAGTAAGAGAGGTCTTTGTCAGTTTGATGAAAGACATGAATATTGAGGTACCCACAGAGGAACTCGATCCTTTAGTAGAAATTCTCCTAAATGGGAGGGACATAAATTTTTATTCTAAAAAGCTCGATGAAGAACTAAAAGATGGAGACATACTCGAAATATACCTCACTCCACTTGGAGGGGGATAA
- a CDS encoding TRAP transporter large permease — protein MEWYVSLFLILGSLIFLLIAGFPVFLAFTIVNIVGIYFLWGGLKGLIELSNTVFSSVANFVLIPVPAFILMGELIARSGVFQYVIETLDKWVGRVRGRLCYLAIGSATIFAALSGSAQGTTAMIGSILLPEMYRRGYKRYLAISSCFSGALAMIIPPSAFAVILGALAEVSIGKLLISGILPGLVLSGCYIAYVTLVTRLDPESALDYSEQVYPWKEKIASVVKYILPFGGIMFLVTWLIFFGLCTPSESAILGIFGSVVLIALYGRLSIKIIKDSLIATIRITVMMFMILTGAIAFGQILAYTGASQGLCQFVMEYAISPVVTVIIMQIVYLVLGCFMEQVSILMITLPIFMPILKMMDINTLWFCLVTLLNMGIAMKSPPFGLTLFVMQGVAPKGTTIKDIYKGAIFLIICDIIGITVVFLLPEIALFLPGLMKY, from the coding sequence ATGGAGTGGTACGTAAGCCTCTTTTTGATACTGGGAAGCCTGATTTTTCTACTTATTGCTGGCTTCCCAGTTTTTCTTGCCTTCACCATAGTAAACATCGTTGGGATCTATTTTCTCTGGGGTGGATTAAAGGGACTTATCGAGCTGTCAAATACCGTGTTTTCATCGGTTGCCAACTTCGTTTTAATTCCTGTTCCTGCCTTCATACTTATGGGAGAGCTGATAGCCCGATCTGGCGTGTTTCAGTATGTCATTGAAACACTGGACAAGTGGGTGGGAAGGGTAAGAGGGAGGCTCTGTTACCTTGCTATAGGTTCTGCTACGATCTTTGCTGCGTTAAGCGGATCTGCTCAGGGAACTACCGCAATGATAGGAAGCATTCTACTTCCTGAAATGTACAGGCGAGGATACAAAAGGTACCTGGCCATAAGTTCTTGTTTTTCCGGGGCACTTGCGATGATCATTCCGCCAAGTGCCTTCGCTGTAATACTTGGTGCCCTTGCTGAAGTATCTATAGGGAAGCTTCTCATCTCAGGAATACTGCCCGGGCTTGTTCTTTCCGGATGTTACATAGCGTATGTTACGCTTGTTACAAGACTAGATCCAGAAAGTGCGCTTGATTACTCTGAACAGGTTTATCCGTGGAAGGAAAAGATCGCGAGTGTCGTCAAATACATCCTCCCCTTTGGCGGGATTATGTTTCTTGTCACTTGGCTTATATTTTTTGGACTCTGCACACCAAGCGAATCAGCCATTTTGGGAATATTCGGATCGGTTGTCCTCATTGCTTTGTACGGAAGACTAAGCATTAAAATCATAAAAGATTCCCTTATTGCGACCATTCGGATAACTGTTATGATGTTCATGATACTTACTGGCGCAATCGCATTCGGACAGATTCTCGCGTATACGGGTGCATCTCAGGGACTGTGCCAGTTTGTGATGGAATACGCGATCTCTCCAGTTGTGACGGTTATTATCATGCAGATTGTCTACCTTGTACTTGGCTGCTTTATGGAACAAGTGTCGATTTTAATGATCACTCTACCCATCTTCATGCCGATTCTCAAAATGATGGATATAAATACCCTCTGGTTCTGTCTCGTTACCCTTCTTAACATGGGCATCGCTATGAAGAGCCCTCCTTTTGGACTAACACTATTTGTGATGCAGGGTGTAGCTCCGAAAGGTACGACCATTAAAGACATTTACAAGGGTGCAATATTCCTCATTATCTGTGATATTATCGGAATAACTGTAGTTTTTCTCTTGCCGGAAATAGCGCTATTTTTGCCTGGCCTTATGAAATACTAG
- a CDS encoding TRAP transporter small permease produces MAGLKKKTFFDLVIEASAFFCCVLMAICVVTKFCEIILRYFFDRPLTWDVEFIEYILFSVTFFGTGWLLREGGHIRVDVLDYVLSREKLPYVRTIHSLVGFLAMGILALTSFLAAVHAYRDGLKVVKIYAIGKHYFFLIMAYGFFTLAVEFLRQLRESWSQKGRA; encoded by the coding sequence ATGGCAGGACTAAAAAAGAAAACGTTCTTTGATTTGGTTATTGAGGCATCTGCATTTTTCTGCTGTGTTCTTATGGCGATCTGTGTTGTTACCAAATTTTGTGAGATCATACTTAGGTACTTTTTTGATAGGCCTCTGACGTGGGATGTGGAATTTATCGAATACATCCTATTTTCCGTCACTTTCTTCGGTACGGGATGGCTTCTCAGGGAGGGTGGACATATAAGGGTGGATGTGCTTGATTACGTGCTATCCAGAGAAAAACTGCCATATGTTAGAACGATCCACAGCTTAGTTGGGTTTTTGGCAATGGGGATCCTTGCTTTAACGAGTTTTCTTGCCGCGGTACATGCATACAGGGATGGGCTTAAAGTTGTCAAGATCTATGCAATTGGGAAACACTACTTCTTCCTCATTATGGCGTACGGATTTTTTACCCTTGCAGTCGAGTTCTTGAGGCAGCTTAGGGAGAGTTGGAGCCAGAAAGGAAGAGCTTAA
- the dctP gene encoding TRAP transporter substrate-binding protein DctP yields the protein MKKFLIFALVVGFTLFALSSNAQQITIKAVSAFPKPHANNDGVQMFIDKVNERLKGKVEIKWLGGPEVIAAFDQISALKKGTIDMILYYPFGYMKPLMPEAEAKGLTELAEWEERVTGAFKLWEEIFEKRVNAKYLGRFHSLIPFMMYTNKKITKLEDFKGMKIRVMPLYVPFIQALGASPVMIPPTEIHTAMERKVVDGFMWPRVGMTSWGLQEVTKYMILPGVFQMEPATMINLDVWKKLPADAQKVISETMKDMEYIATMRQMMIMEKEDKQRLRAGMEFVEMPKPEAEKFVNLVYEKTWEAVLKSAPDYGPKLRKLTSKAALPKGAFPWQD from the coding sequence ATGAAAAAGTTCTTGATTTTCGCATTGGTAGTCGGATTTACACTTTTTGCGTTATCTTCGAACGCGCAGCAGATAACGATAAAAGCCGTAAGCGCTTTTCCTAAGCCACATGCGAATAACGACGGTGTCCAGATGTTTATCGACAAGGTAAATGAGAGACTGAAGGGGAAGGTGGAAATAAAATGGCTTGGCGGACCCGAAGTAATAGCGGCGTTTGATCAGATAAGTGCTTTGAAGAAAGGAACGATAGACATGATCCTTTACTATCCTTTCGGGTACATGAAGCCGCTTATGCCAGAAGCGGAGGCGAAAGGACTCACAGAGCTTGCGGAGTGGGAAGAAAGGGTAACGGGTGCTTTTAAACTCTGGGAAGAGATCTTTGAAAAGCGGGTTAACGCTAAATACCTTGGAAGGTTTCATAGCCTCATTCCTTTTATGATGTACACCAATAAAAAAATAACAAAGCTTGAGGACTTTAAAGGCATGAAGATAAGGGTTATGCCTCTTTACGTACCCTTTATCCAGGCCCTCGGTGCTTCTCCGGTTATGATACCGCCTACTGAGATCCACACTGCGATGGAAAGGAAAGTAGTTGACGGTTTTATGTGGCCACGGGTGGGAATGACAAGCTGGGGCCTGCAGGAAGTTACTAAATACATGATATTACCCGGTGTGTTCCAAATGGAACCGGCGACCATGATAAACCTCGACGTTTGGAAGAAACTGCCAGCAGATGCACAGAAAGTAATTTCCGAAACCATGAAAGATATGGAATACATAGCGACAATGCGCCAGATGATGATAATGGAGAAGGAGGATAAACAGCGACTTAGGGCAGGTATGGAGTTTGTTGAGATGCCAAAGCCAGAAGCAGAAAAATTTGTAAATTTAGTCTATGAAAAAACTTGGGAGGCGGTCCTAAAGAGCGCTCCTGATTACGGTCCTAAACTTAGGAAACTCACCTCAAAAGCGGCACTTCCTAAGGGTGCTTTTCCATGGCAGGACTAA
- a CDS encoding glycosyltransferase family 4 protein — protein MVQVSSYHFGPKKIAFIGTYVPRQCGIATFTNDLLTAIRMEDPQTECWAIALNDLEGGYPYPEEVHFEINQNVLAEYRLAADFLNVNRVELVLLQHEYGIFGGIDGSYILELLGQLRMPIVSTLHTVLMNPSPTQYFTLKRIAQLSDRVVVMSNIAEDILCNIYGVSREKIIVIPHGIPDVPFVDPNYYKDQFGVEGKKVILTFGLLSPGKGIEVMIEALPMIVKEHPDVVYIILGATHPHIKREFGESYRLSLQRRARELSVDNHVMFYNRYVTLTELCEFLGAADIYVSPYLNQEQVVSGTLSYALGTGKAVVSTPYWYAREVLQDGRGRLVPFKDPDALAREIVYLLSNEVERHSMRKKAYTFSREMVWKEVARKYLQLFAEVKAERESRPKTIFTAKMMREKPDEVPVPKLIHLMRLTDDVGVIQHAKYIVPDRFHGYCTDDNARALLAALLALDIEVNESKELLTNLACTYMSFLYYAFNKENGRFRNFMGYDRKWLEEIGSEDSHGRALWSLGEAIYLSKNFELREVIIELFRLAINPVSEFTSPRAWAYALAGIHYYLNVFEGDTEVKRIRDYLALKLFDLYEQNATPDWPWIEEVVTYANGRISQALIFSGYDMKRDDLLSAGIESLEWLISIQMEEKGHLVPIGSNGWYVKGKERARFDQQPLEAHELIEALKAAYMVTGHEKWLNHAERCLEWFLGRNDLNTPLYDYTSGGCFDGLQPTGVNKNQGAEATLSWLLSLFRIYELRKLQVSALPGAGKRVGSKEGEKYVS, from the coding sequence ATGGTTCAAGTGAGCTCTTACCATTTTGGTCCCAAAAAGATAGCCTTCATAGGGACATACGTACCACGTCAGTGTGGCATCGCAACCTTTACCAATGATCTTTTGACAGCCATAAGGATGGAGGACCCCCAAACCGAGTGTTGGGCAATTGCCTTGAACGACCTTGAAGGAGGATACCCATACCCCGAGGAGGTCCATTTCGAGATAAACCAGAATGTGCTTGCTGAATACAGGCTTGCCGCGGATTTTTTAAACGTGAACAGGGTTGAGCTCGTTCTTCTTCAACACGAATATGGAATATTCGGTGGTATAGACGGATCTTATATACTGGAGCTTTTAGGTCAGCTTAGAATGCCCATAGTAAGCACGCTCCATACCGTACTTATGAATCCCTCTCCCACCCAGTACTTCACTTTAAAGAGAATAGCTCAGTTGTCTGACAGAGTTGTGGTTATGAGTAACATCGCAGAGGATATACTTTGTAACATCTACGGGGTTTCGAGGGAAAAAATTATTGTGATTCCCCACGGTATACCGGATGTTCCCTTCGTTGATCCTAACTACTATAAGGATCAGTTCGGAGTCGAGGGAAAGAAGGTCATCCTCACATTCGGACTTCTCTCGCCAGGAAAAGGTATTGAAGTCATGATCGAAGCTCTGCCCATGATAGTCAAGGAGCATCCCGATGTGGTCTACATAATACTCGGAGCGACTCATCCCCACATAAAGAGGGAATTCGGTGAGTCATACAGGTTGAGTTTACAAAGGAGAGCAAGGGAACTCAGTGTCGACAATCACGTTATGTTTTACAACAGGTACGTAACCTTAACCGAACTTTGCGAGTTTCTTGGAGCAGCAGATATTTATGTAAGTCCTTACCTAAACCAAGAACAAGTAGTTTCGGGGACCCTCTCTTATGCGTTAGGAACCGGCAAAGCTGTGGTCTCAACCCCCTACTGGTATGCAAGGGAGGTCCTCCAAGATGGTCGGGGAAGGCTCGTACCCTTTAAAGACCCGGATGCTCTTGCAAGGGAAATAGTCTACCTGCTATCTAACGAAGTTGAAAGGCACTCCATGAGAAAAAAAGCCTACACTTTCTCAAGGGAGATGGTGTGGAAGGAGGTAGCGAGAAAGTACCTACAGCTTTTCGCGGAAGTGAAAGCAGAAAGAGAAAGTAGACCGAAGACTATCTTTACTGCCAAGATGATGAGGGAAAAACCGGATGAGGTTCCGGTTCCCAAGCTTATCCACCTTATGCGGCTCACTGATGATGTTGGCGTCATCCAGCACGCAAAATACATAGTTCCAGACAGATTTCATGGTTATTGCACTGACGACAATGCCAGGGCTTTACTTGCCGCGTTGCTCGCACTGGATATAGAGGTTAATGAAAGCAAAGAACTCCTCACTAACCTTGCTTGCACGTACATGAGCTTTCTTTATTATGCCTTCAATAAGGAGAATGGGAGGTTTAGGAACTTCATGGGTTACGATAGAAAATGGCTGGAAGAGATAGGTTCTGAGGATAGTCACGGAAGAGCACTTTGGAGTCTAGGAGAAGCGATTTATCTCTCAAAGAATTTTGAGCTAAGAGAGGTGATTATAGAGCTTTTCAGACTCGCAATTAATCCTGTTTCGGAGTTCACATCTCCCCGTGCCTGGGCGTACGCTTTGGCAGGGATCCATTACTACCTTAATGTTTTCGAGGGTGACACAGAGGTCAAGAGAATAAGGGATTACCTCGCTCTTAAACTATTTGATCTTTATGAGCAGAATGCTACCCCTGATTGGCCTTGGATCGAAGAGGTCGTTACTTACGCAAACGGAAGAATTTCGCAGGCTTTGATATTTTCAGGTTACGACATGAAAAGGGACGATTTACTATCCGCAGGGATCGAGTCACTCGAGTGGCTCATAAGTATACAGATGGAAGAAAAGGGACATTTGGTTCCGATAGGAAGCAACGGATGGTATGTGAAGGGTAAAGAAAGGGCAAGATTCGATCAGCAACCACTAGAGGCACATGAGTTAATAGAGGCTCTAAAAGCGGCTTATATGGTCACAGGACACGAAAAATGGTTGAACCATGCGGAAAGGTGCCTAGAGTGGTTTTTGGGGAGAAACGATTTGAATACTCCACTTTACGACTACACAAGTGGCGGATGTTTTGATGGGCTACAGCCAACTGGAGTGAATAAAAACCAGGGTGCCGAAGCTACTCTCTCTTGGCTTCTTTCTCTCTTTAGAATATATGAGCTTAGGAAACTTCAGGTATCTGCGCTTCCTGGAGCAGGCAAAAGAGTTGGGTCTAAAGAGGGTGAGAAGTATGTCTCATAA
- a CDS encoding glycosyltransferase, whose product MRIAMLSPIAWRTPPRHYGPWEFVVSNLTEGLVKRGVDVTLFATGDSVTSARLISVVKMGYEEDKSIIPKVYESLHVSQVFERANEFDLIHNHFDYLPLTYSKLTKTPVLTTIHGFSSPGILPVYKKYNGSVYYVAISEADKNPELDYIATIHHGIDVEKYTFYPEHGSYLLFFGRIHHEKGTYEAIKIAKRTGFKLLIAGIIQDQRYFETYCAPYIDGEEIIYIGSVGPEKKSEILGGAYALLHPINFDEPFGLSVVESMACGTPVIAIKRGSMPELIKDGETGFLVQNEEEFIERINDVKKIERLACRRWVEEKFTVERMVDDYIGVYRRILKERELDQRRPWGFYEILADTAYYKVKRITVYPNHRLSYQRHRKRNEHWFIVEGLARVTKDGKDYILRENDHIDIPKGSWHRIKNEGDRDLVFIEIQTGEYFGEDDIERIEDDYGRLGL is encoded by the coding sequence GTGCGGATAGCGATGCTTTCACCCATCGCATGGAGGACACCACCTAGACATTACGGCCCGTGGGAATTCGTCGTCTCTAACCTTACAGAAGGATTGGTAAAGAGAGGTGTAGATGTAACACTTTTTGCGACTGGCGATTCCGTAACTTCGGCCCGGCTTATAAGTGTGGTGAAAATGGGTTACGAAGAGGACAAATCGATAATCCCTAAGGTTTACGAGTCTCTTCACGTATCTCAAGTCTTTGAACGGGCAAACGAATTCGATCTCATCCATAATCATTTCGATTATCTGCCCCTCACCTATTCAAAACTCACAAAGACTCCAGTTCTTACGACAATCCATGGTTTTTCATCTCCTGGCATACTTCCTGTTTATAAAAAGTACAATGGCAGCGTCTACTACGTAGCCATAAGCGAAGCGGATAAAAACCCTGAACTAGATTACATCGCAACGATACATCACGGTATAGATGTTGAAAAATACACGTTCTACCCCGAGCACGGTAGTTACTTACTTTTCTTCGGCAGAATCCATCATGAAAAAGGCACATATGAGGCGATCAAAATCGCAAAAAGAACAGGTTTCAAACTTCTAATAGCAGGGATAATCCAAGATCAGAGATACTTTGAAACCTACTGCGCCCCATATATTGACGGAGAAGAGATAATATACATAGGAAGTGTGGGCCCTGAAAAAAAATCTGAGATACTCGGAGGAGCTTATGCCCTTTTGCATCCCATAAACTTCGATGAACCCTTCGGACTTTCCGTTGTCGAATCGATGGCCTGTGGTACACCCGTAATCGCCATAAAAAGGGGAAGTATGCCAGAACTCATAAAGGATGGAGAAACAGGCTTTCTCGTGCAGAACGAGGAGGAATTTATCGAAAGAATAAATGATGTGAAAAAGATCGAAAGATTGGCTTGTCGTAGATGGGTAGAAGAGAAGTTCACGGTTGAAAGGATGGTGGATGACTATATTGGGGTCTATAGGAGAATCCTAAAAGAGAGAGAATTGGATCAAAGAAGGCCTTGGGGGTTTTACGAGATTTTGGCTGACACAGCTTATTATAAGGTTAAAAGGATCACGGTCTATCCAAATCATAGGTTAAGCTACCAAAGGCACAGAAAGAGAAATGAACACTGGTTCATAGTTGAAGGCCTTGCCCGCGTAACAAAAGACGGAAAGGATTATATCCTTAGAGAGAATGACCACATAGACATACCAAAAGGGAGCTGGCATCGAATAAAGAACGAGGGGGATAGAGATCTTGTCTTTATCGAGATCCAGACGGGCGAATACTTCGGCGAAGACGACATAGAGAGGATTGAGGATGATTACGGACGTTTGGGCTTGTAA
- a CDS encoding 4Fe-4S binding protein, which translates to MVPRIVKDLCTGCESCLAVCPVEAISIFEGVANIDEEFCEECGMCFSSCPAKAIVIEFPKLEVS; encoded by the coding sequence ATGGTTCCAAGGATCGTTAAGGACTTGTGTACCGGCTGCGAAAGCTGTCTTGCGGTATGTCCCGTAGAAGCTATTTCTATTTTTGAAGGTGTGGCAAATATAGATGAGGAGTTTTGCGAAGAGTGCGGGATGTGCTTTTCAAGTTGTCCGGCTAAAGCGATTGTTATTGAGTTTCCGAAGCTTGAGGTCTCTTAG
- a CDS encoding FAD-dependent oxidoreductase, whose protein sequence is MHVKYPHLFSPGKIGNLVTKNRIKYAATETNFPYADGYVSEREIAYMEAQAKGGAGIVTTQGAYPDEKGEGKGFKGMLAIYHDKFIPGLSRLAEVIKKNGALACLQIMHCGREGGVDLDYCLMPSYVPQRLSYFKEPKVMTKEDIKRTIDDHIKAARRAVKAGFDMIEISGIVGYLISTFISKYTNKREDEYGGDIRQRCRLMVEIIQGIKAEVGEKVPCGIRLCGLELLDDRGGNTFEESLETFKIAEEAGADYLSVTVGWHESSIPVITRDVPMGKWLYVAEEVKKRVKIPVMMAFRQFLPQIPERAIAEGKIDFWEVCRPMIADPNLPNKAKELREDEIIPCIACNLCFVRLYYHEPIMCTVRPSLGHEREPEWGYYGFERTKKKKRVLVIGGGPSGLQFADVAAKRGHDVTIFEKREKVGGSLLFAAKVAEGEEELLRVVDYLHRQCVKSGVKILTGKEFSKKTEVDNFDVIVYSGGARFKMLETRDIEVLTPEDIFEKGAKPQGKVIILGGRGLGLALAIYLLRQNLHDLTIIESDDRLGRDVNPFYLWKMVRFLKEKKVRVLLGAKSYSFKRGGLLVAQNAQEVEVEGATVINTVREGALGLFEELKRDFEAKGIEFYLIGDAKRPRRLHNAIHDGYRLGMRI, encoded by the coding sequence ATGCACGTTAAGTACCCACATTTATTTTCACCTGGAAAAATAGGAAACCTTGTCACAAAGAATCGGATAAAGTACGCGGCGACTGAGACGAACTTTCCATACGCTGATGGTTACGTGAGTGAGAGGGAAATTGCTTATATGGAAGCTCAGGCAAAGGGTGGTGCAGGAATTGTCACGACTCAAGGCGCGTATCCTGACGAAAAAGGAGAAGGGAAAGGCTTTAAAGGGATGCTTGCAATATATCACGACAAATTCATCCCCGGACTCTCCCGCCTCGCAGAAGTCATAAAGAAGAACGGAGCTTTAGCCTGCCTTCAGATAATGCACTGCGGTAGAGAGGGAGGCGTGGATCTAGATTATTGCCTTATGCCCTCGTATGTTCCTCAGAGACTCTCGTACTTTAAGGAACCTAAAGTCATGACGAAGGAGGATATAAAGAGAACAATTGACGATCATATAAAAGCGGCCAGGAGGGCAGTTAAAGCTGGATTCGATATGATCGAAATCTCGGGAATCGTCGGCTATCTCATCTCCACATTTATTTCGAAGTATACGAATAAAAGGGAAGATGAATACGGTGGTGATATCCGGCAAAGATGCAGACTTATGGTTGAGATAATTCAGGGAATAAAAGCCGAGGTTGGAGAAAAAGTACCTTGTGGAATCAGACTTTGCGGACTAGAACTTTTGGACGATAGAGGCGGCAACACATTTGAAGAGAGTTTGGAGACTTTCAAAATAGCCGAGGAAGCAGGTGCAGACTATTTAAGCGTAACTGTGGGGTGGCACGAATCTTCAATCCCGGTAATTACTAGAGATGTGCCAATGGGGAAGTGGCTTTATGTGGCAGAGGAGGTAAAGAAAAGGGTAAAGATACCAGTTATGATGGCATTTAGACAATTCTTACCGCAGATTCCAGAAAGGGCTATTGCAGAAGGCAAGATAGACTTCTGGGAAGTGTGTAGACCGATGATAGCCGATCCGAATTTGCCGAACAAGGCAAAGGAGTTAAGGGAAGATGAGATAATACCGTGCATAGCATGTAATCTGTGTTTTGTGAGACTCTACTATCACGAGCCGATAATGTGTACGGTTAGACCGTCTTTGGGTCATGAGAGGGAACCAGAATGGGGATACTACGGATTTGAAAGAACGAAAAAGAAAAAGAGAGTACTTGTAATAGGAGGAGGACCATCCGGTCTTCAGTTTGCTGATGTTGCCGCAAAAAGAGGGCATGATGTCACAATCTTTGAAAAAAGAGAAAAAGTAGGGGGAAGTCTTCTTTTTGCCGCGAAGGTCGCAGAAGGTGAAGAGGAACTTTTAAGGGTTGTCGATTATCTTCACCGCCAGTGTGTGAAATCGGGTGTCAAGATACTAACTGGAAAAGAGTTTTCAAAAAAGACTGAAGTAGATAACTTCGATGTTATCGTTTATTCAGGCGGAGCTCGGTTCAAAATGCTCGAGACTCGTGATATTGAAGTCCTTACACCGGAAGATATCTTTGAAAAAGGTGCAAAACCTCAAGGAAAAGTAATAATACTCGGAGGTAGAGGATTAGGACTTGCCCTCGCAATCTACCTTTTAAGGCAGAATTTGCACGATTTAACAATCATAGAGAGCGACGACCGTTTGGGAAGGGATGTCAACCCTTTTTATCTCTGGAAAATGGTAAGATTTTTGAAAGAAAAAAAAGTGAGGGTTTTGCTTGGAGCAAAGAGCTATTCTTTCAAAAGAGGGGGTCTTTTGGTTGCGCAAAATGCGCAAGAAGTAGAAGTTGAGGGCGCAACAGTAATAAACACAGTAAGAGAAGGAGCCCTTGGCCTTTTTGAAGAGCTAAAGAGGGACTTTGAGGCTAAAGGAATTGAGTTTTATCTTATAGGCGATGCAAAAAGGCCAAGGAGGCTACATAACGCCATCCATGACGGCTATCGACTGGGGATGAGGATTTAG